In one window of Bacillales bacterium DNA:
- a CDS encoding NUDIX domain-containing protein, translated as MRGREPFWEKGYPALSTVVKWGVVQARFRLLREDASIDEQIVSNVSIIPYSGEDYVVFQIADGDGELPGGTLEAGEHYRETLRREMMEELAAS; from the coding sequence ATGAGGGGGCGGGAACCGTTCTGGGAAAAAGGGTATCCGGCATTGTCTACAGTAGTGAAGTGGGGTGTCGTGCAAGCCAGGTTTCGTTTGTTGCGCGAAGATGCTTCGATTGACGAGCAAATTGTCAGCAATGTAAGCATCATCCCGTATTCCGGTGAGGATTACGTTGTGTTCCAAATCGCAGATGGCGATGGGGAGCTGCCGGGCGGAACGCTTGAGGCAGGGGAGCATTATCGTGAGACGCTTCGTCGGGAAATGATGGAGGAACTGGCGGCGAGTTGA